In Diorhabda sublineata isolate icDioSubl1.1 chromosome 2, icDioSubl1.1, whole genome shotgun sequence, the sequence AAAGTCTTGTCGTTTCTTCTTCGCCTGGCTTTCGAGAAGTAGAAACCGGCGCCTTGGTCTTTTCTTTGAGCCAATTGAGGTGTGAGAAAGTAAAAATGTGCTCCGTCGTCTCCTGGTAACTCATAAGAAATAAAAGATCCGTCCCGGGGTTCACTGGAAGGTACTTCTATGGCTTTGATTATCTGAGAGTTACCTTTTTGAGGATTCCTCGATGAGTATCTCTCCATGCTTGGATACCTCGGGGTATTGTCAATGGGTAGGATTTCAGCGTCCGGATTGATGGTAGGTCTTGGATGAATGTAGTTCACCAGCGTGTCTCCTTCTAAAGATACGGGTTTTTGTTGGTAATTTGGATTTGGTTCTACGCGGGGAATTGGTGTTGTACTTGTCGGCAACTTCCTACCAAACATTGTAAAGTACGTTTTAGTTCTATCGTCAAAATAATTCACTTCAGGTTTAGTGTAATAGTTTTGGTATACCGGATTAGGTGTCACCTCGAACGAATATTCCGATACTGGTTTAGATGTTGCCATATCATTGACGTATCGCGTAACTTCTTGTTTACGAGTTGTACTAGGATAATACGGCCGCTGGGTGGTATGCTGGTACAAaacattttcttgatatttgGGTGTTATTATTTCTATAGCTTGCTGAATTTCTACTGTATATTCTGCTGGTATACGTTGGAATTGATTTTCTTTGTGTATTTGAGCTGATGGATAATTGGCAGCTTGGAAACTGAATTGATACACCGGCTTAGGTTCTGATCGAAAGGTACTAGTAGTAGAAGGAGTAGTATAATAATTCTGTAtctgatttttcaatttacttatGTGAACGTTAAAAGTATCTCGATTCACGGGTTGCTGAATGAATCGAAATCTTGGTTTTTGCGTGTTGTAAGGTTTCGCTGTAACATACACATATTGAGGTCTTCTTTGTCTCGACGCAAGAGGTTTCGGTCTAACATAATAGGGttcattgttttctttgaaTGTGTTAATTTTACGAGAGTTTTCGTCTTCATTTTcgttgtaaaaataatattgtcgAGGTCGAGCGgtagttttatattttctacttCTACTAAAGTTTTCTTCGTCCTTGCTTTCTTTCGATTGGTATCTCGAAGGCGTTGTCGTAGTGACgcttattttttctgtttctggTGGACCATAATTTTTGAATGGTTTATTATTGGGTATTTCGTTTTCGTACGTAAATAATCTATGGGGTGGAGGATTTATCGGTCTTAGAATTGTTACACCATTCTTTTTCCCTTGCGTTATTTGGTGTCTAGATTTTTGAGGTGCGGCGTATACTTCTGGCACGATAGTTACCGATTTTATAGGAGGACGTGCAGTAGTCATTTTCCTAACTTCGCTGAGGTACTGGTGATTTTTTATCGGATAGATTTTAACTGTTTTTGGAGACGAAGTAGTTTTTTTCGTTGTGgattttgaaattgttattgTGACTTGAGTTGTCGTTGGCTTTCTGTATCGCTGAGGTTTTCTTGTAGGAGAACTAGTTGAGGGAGTGTCTTCTAAGGGCGCGAAGAAATTTGGAGGAGGAGGTAATATAATCCCTGGTACCAACGGTCCGGGAGGAACGTTGGATGTATTATCTTTTGGATAATAAAAACTGTAAGGCGGAGGATAATAAATTGAAGGGTCGTCGTAATCTATGTAATCTGTTTGATTTCCTGGTGGTGGTAATATTACGGATCCTGGAGGTAAATAATTCAAAGAAGGCGGCAAGGTTCCGTTCAAGTTGAATGGGGGTAACGGCAACCCCCCTGGATACTCCCCCTGTGAAGGGTTGCTAGATATTGGCAACGTAGCTGACCAGGGAGTAGAGTTGGCCTTATTGGTATTGTGAGGTTCGTAGAACGACCGAGGTGAGGGATATCCTTCGGGTGGTGGAATAGCATTGAGGGCATTTTCGTACGTTCCATTAATCGTTCTCGAAGAGTTTGTGCCCAGGATTTGGAGCGGCCCGTTTTCAAAGAGCTGGACAGGAAAGGGCGGCGGTACCTTTGGATTTTTCGGTATTTTCACCTgtgaaacaaaaaagaatatttcaaacACACAAACGCTTCATTTGGAATTATTAATGGACACTCTACTTCATGGTGTTGAGAGCTGGACTTTAGAGGTGTCCAGCATGCGTAACTTGCAAGCTTTTGAATTGTGGCTCTTTAGACGGATCCTTAAAATATCATCGGGTGACCAACGACGAGGTGATAAGACGAATGAACAGAGAACGAGAACTATTAACAATTGCAAAGAGAAGGAAAGCTTCCTACTTTGGCCACatcagaaatcaaaaatatcccTGAACACTGATCATGGAAGGGAAGATAGAAGGCAGGCGCGGCCTgggtagaaaaagattttcatggTTGAATAACCTTCGAGATTGGTTACATGTATGTGATGCCGTAAATCTAATACGCATGACTGAAGATCGTGAGGAATTCCAAAGGATGTTCGCCAACCTTCATTAGAATGAAGCAGGtgttgaaagaagaagaagaatggacaacatttttgacaaaataatgAGGAAAGTTTGGAAAAGAGAGAAATCAAACTTGATATATGAAACTTTTCTAACCACAGTAGTAAAACAAGGTGGTGGATTGGATCCATCGCTTCTAAACATATTTATAGATGATATATTGAATACCTCCTCAACCAAAGAAGATAAAAGAAGTTACAGGCAGTGAAAATATCTAAGATCTACAGAAAAACTTGACATCTGGAATAATACACCAAAGAAATTCGGTATAACGACCAGAGGATTAACTGCTGGATTGATAAGAAATAAATCTCATAaaagacaaacaaaaatgtttatgtagCAATTTTTAGATCGATTTTGACTTGAAGCTGCGAAATGTGGACTTGATAGACAATGGAGTGCATTGCAAGCTGAAGAGATGAAATATGGATAGAATTCATCGAGCTATGACAGTTAAGTTGGTGGGGCAAGATTCAAGACTAGTGAAGAGCATATGGGACgcataaataagaaaaaatcaaaaaagggGACGACCTAAAGCGACTTCACTTTATATTGGAACAAGTTGaagcaatttttaaaatgaaattaagctGGTAGAATTCTCAGAATTGATCAAAGAACTGGATAAAATCTGATTTCAAGCATTATACAGACCGAAAGCTAAGATCTATAACCTGCGTTTTAGATAATAACATCATGAACTTATAAATGAAGATTTGGAACTTGAAAGTTCGTAGGCATAAGAACAATTTTTTCAGTACGATTTGTCTTTAGCATCAAAATAGCCATCAGTTTCGACAATCTCTTCATCGTTGCAAAATTTCTGTCCAGCTAGCATCTTCTtgaaaacaggaaaaagtctttgGAGTCTGATCTGAAAAATTCGGTGGacgtggatgttattcgaagccTAATTTACCATCATTTTCATTAGTTTGTGAACCGGTGCATTTCTTTGATGAACCAGTACTTTCTTCTTCAAATCGCCCTTAAAACGCTCCATTAACGTTATGATTTTCCCCTTTTTAAGATTGTCGATGAATACccattccaaaatttcaatgcCATAACCTTGCCAACCACATTTTTTCCCTCTTTGGAGTCTGTTCATCGTGCGGTCCACTAGGCTGATTGGTGTGGACTGGAGTCTGTAGTGGAATGATAGAGCCACGTTCTTTCCATTGTCACACAAAAATTTCAGCTTCAAACATTGCTTGGAGTTAAAATCGTATTTGGTGTGCTCATTTAGCctcatttaaatttaacaaaGAGTTCCTCAATGGTTGATTTTCCTGTGGCAAAGTCCGAATAATGTTTATCAAGCCAAGAATTAGGTTTAATTGTCTTTTTTGTCtaagagaaataatttattctcCGCAACAGATGAAAGCTTACGAACTTTTCAGCCCACCTAATGAAGTGAGTTtagcaatttaaaaaaatatttttggcacCAGATGACtcaaaatcgattattttacatttatatcTGTTAAAATTACGAACCTGGTGTAAGGGAGCTTTGTAATTGTCTAAAGGTGCCCAAGGTGATTCGCCTGTGTCTTTTCGATCATCGTAAGGTGGAAATACTCCACCTCTCAATACCAAGAGATGATTTTCCGCCAACCAAATATCGTTTTTATCCAAACCCCCTAGATTTTTAATATCGTCATTCGGTACCTCATGATTAATATCGTAACTCAATATTCCCAATTTTTTTGGAGGCTTACTAAATATCTCTTTTTGTATTAGAGCATATTTTCCGTCGGCTATTTGTTGAGATAACGTTTTGGGTTTATCATCATCCgcagttttgttttttgtttttttattaattttatcaccTGTCGCTTCGATTTTCATATACTCGGAATCGCCGGAGTCATCATCTGCAGTTTGTAAATGATTGTTGACGATGGGGTCTTTCGGTTTCAATTTTCGTTGATTCAAAGCCAAAGTTACCGTTGCAAACATCAGAATTGAAAGGAAACGGAATCGGCTCATctagaaaatagagaaattcgATTCAATGTTATGATTAGGTTATATTTTATATGCGAGGATACCTTCATAACTGTTTCCGTACAGTTCTTCCCGCTACACTCTATTCCAAAGGACACCGGCTTGATGACAAAGAGACTTTGAAAGATATCACTCAAAAGATTATTAAGAATTATGCCAGGATATGAAATTAGGCTCGAACTTCAAAATTTCGAACATTGCATGGTGTTTCTCCcacctgaaaaatattttttatgtagtgaAAAAGTTCCTTATGTAAAATTATGTAGAATTTATTGATATACGAGGTATGATGGAAAAATGTAGTATTTTTAAGGCAATAATTCCCAACTATTTTAATTGGTATGTCTTATACGGGGTAGGCAACTAAAAACGTCCGTTAAtaatgggaaaaaattattataaaagttgtCCCGAGAAAcacttggaaattattttctttttcagaaTTTCAAGTCTATTACTAGGGGGCTGATTTGTTAGTAGCACTTTATATAGaataatcgaattcttcgaTAAATTCTGCGCAATATTCATTCTACAAGGTTTAATTTATCTCTTCAAATGCAATACAAAGtacaataaaaagtaaaagtaaacaaattcataacctcaaattttatctaatatt encodes:
- the LOC130452659 gene encoding uncharacterized protein LOC130452659 produces the protein MKMSRFRFLSILMFATVTLALNQRKLKPKDPIVNNHLQTADDDSGDSEYMKIEATGDKINKKTKNKTADDDKPKTLSQQIADGKYALIQKEIFSKPPKKLGILSYDINHEVPNDDIKNLGGLDKNDIWLAENHLLVLRGGVFPPYDDRKDTGESPWAPLDNYKAPLHQVKIPKNPKVPPPFPVQLFENGPLQILGTNSSRTINGTYENALNAIPPPEGYPSPRSFYEPHNTNKANSTPWSATLPISSNPSQGEYPGGLPLPPFNLNGTLPPSLNYLPPGSVILPPPGNQTDYIDYDDPSIYYPPPYSFYYPKDNTSNVPPGPLVPGIILPPPPNFFAPLEDTPSTSSPTRKPQRYRKPTTTQVTITISKSTTKKTTSSPKTVKIYPIKNHQYLSEVRKMTTARPPIKSVTIVPEVYAAPQKSRHQITQGKKNGVTILRPINPPPHRLFTYENEIPNNKPFKNYGPPETEKISVTTTTPSRYQSKESKDEENFSRSRKYKTTARPRQYYFYNENEDENSRKINTFKENNEPYYVRPKPLASRQRRPQYVYVTAKPYNTQKPRFRFIQQPVNRDTFNVHISKLKNQIQNYYTTPSTTSTFRSEPKPVYQFSFQAANYPSAQIHKENQFQRIPAEYTVEIQQAIEIITPKYQENVLYQHTTQRPYYPSTTRKQEVTRYVNDMATSKPVSEYSFEVTPNPVYQNYYTKPEVNYFDDRTKTYFTMFGRKLPTSTTPIPRVEPNPNYQQKPVSLEGDTLVNYIHPRPTINPDAEILPIDNTPRYPSMERYSSRNPQKGNSQIIKAIEVPSSEPRDGSFISYELPGDDGAHFYFLTPQLAQRKDQGAGFYFSKARRRRNDKTLDVQR